The proteins below come from a single Deltaproteobacteria bacterium genomic window:
- a CDS encoding flavin reductase: MQEVVFSAITQGVCVLTSRDGNKVNGMTAAWVAQVSFKPLLIMVSVAFTRYSHELIKKSGIFALNVLTTEQVDLGKRFGYKSGRRVDKFAGLSYDTAVTGAPILPEAYAYLDLKLVHTYPAGDHDLFIGEVVDAKILHPEAKPLIFKASTFF, from the coding sequence ATGCAGGAGGTAGTATTTTCTGCCATAACCCAAGGCGTTTGTGTACTCACTAGCCGAGACGGGAACAAAGTCAATGGCATGACCGCGGCCTGGGTGGCCCAAGTGTCCTTCAAACCTTTATTGATTATGGTATCCGTGGCGTTTACCCGCTATTCCCATGAGTTGATCAAGAAAAGCGGCATCTTTGCGCTCAATGTCTTGACTACCGAACAGGTGGACCTGGGTAAACGCTTCGGTTATAAGAGTGGACGCCGGGTGGACAAGTTCGCCGGCCTGTCTTATGATACCGCCGTTACCGGGGCGCCCATTCTTCCCGAAGCTTATGCCTACCTGGATCTGAAACTGGTCCATACCTATCCGGCCGGTGACCATGATCTGTTCATCGGCGAGGTAGTGGATGCCAAGATACTTCACCCTGAGGCTAAGCCGTTGATTTTTAAAGCAAGTACATTCTTTTAA
- a CDS encoding endonuclease V gives MLSSNWPSNYQEAVACQKACQDKVRLIPLATPPRLVAGVDVAYDKVGPALYGAVVVMTLPDLEIVEAVGATGEQQFPYIPGLLSFREIPILISALKKVRQRPDVILVDGQGVAHPRGLGLASHLGVLLRRPTIGCAKSRLIGKANEPGMEKGSISPLEWEGQVIGLVLRSRRSCKPLYLSPGNLITLEETLQVVLKCLDKYRLPLPLREAHLLSQRLRAGSAGPD, from the coding sequence ATGTTATCCTCTAACTGGCCGAGCAACTATCAAGAAGCGGTGGCCTGTCAAAAAGCTTGCCAGGATAAGGTCAGACTGATCCCCCTCGCCACCCCGCCGCGGCTGGTAGCTGGTGTGGATGTGGCCTACGACAAAGTAGGTCCGGCCCTGTATGGGGCAGTAGTGGTAATGACGCTGCCGGATTTAGAGATAGTCGAAGCGGTGGGTGCTACCGGAGAACAACAGTTTCCTTATATACCTGGTCTCCTCTCCTTCCGGGAAATACCCATCCTGATTTCGGCCCTTAAGAAGGTCCGTCAGCGCCCAGATGTAATCCTGGTCGATGGCCAGGGGGTTGCCCACCCGCGGGGCTTGGGATTGGCCAGCCACCTGGGGGTTCTGTTACGGAGGCCCACCATTGGCTGTGCCAAAAGCCGGTTGATCGGCAAGGCCAATGAACCGGGAATGGAGAAGGGGAGCATCAGCCCCCTGGAATGGGAGGGTCAGGTAATCGGCTTGGTCCTGCGGTCCCGGCGGTCCTGCAAACCTCTTTACCTATCTCCTGGAAATCTGATTACCCTTGAGGAAACCCTACAGGTAGTGCTAAAATGCCTGGATAAATATCGCCTGCCGTTGCCTTTGCGAGAAGCTCATCTGCTTAGCCAGCGCCTGCGGGCCGGGTCCGCTGGTCCTGACTAG
- a CDS encoding aldehyde dehydrogenase family protein, translated as MSNMEIQERLEILAQVAERLERWRDDLVAAEAEDIGAPYQIGHIELDIGIDHLGSMAVEVPHVAGKAPYGTVAAIFPYDAPVVMLARVGGAAVLGGNRFRFSFSSQTPRTARVIAEVVRPFPIFEPVVGQANPQFGRQCIADPQVRVFFISGGSEVGTIYEQAAANFDKLFFAGPGGMPAAVLLADTSITAAARYLVRRAFINGGQYCTTIKKAYIHSEIYEQVKSAVLTQLAEIKVGEVHDPDVWIGPIIVERTRRLLSESLEAIPRPRYLVPPRLEGKWIWPLLVEVKEVPDLVMFGPFLALIRVKDDAEAIERVQQTEYPFAVSIFGTPTAEAREQLEQTFGMVYENPNFTFTPLRLPFGGKKQSGWILENKDGSLQRRDGAFIYSAELVQG; from the coding sequence ATGTCTAACATGGAAATTCAGGAGAGATTAGAAATCTTGGCCCAGGTGGCGGAGAGATTGGAACGCTGGCGGGATGACCTGGTGGCCGCGGAGGCGGAGGATATTGGCGCACCATATCAGATCGGCCATATCGAATTGGATATAGGCATTGACCACCTGGGCAGCATGGCGGTAGAGGTCCCGCATGTGGCTGGTAAAGCTCCCTATGGGACCGTGGCGGCAATTTTTCCTTATGATGCCCCGGTAGTAATGTTGGCCCGGGTCGGCGGGGCCGCGGTCCTGGGCGGCAATCGGTTCCGATTCAGCTTTTCCTCCCAGACTCCCCGGACTGCCCGGGTTATCGCCGAGGTGGTGCGACCTTTTCCGATCTTTGAGCCAGTAGTGGGCCAGGCCAATCCCCAGTTTGGCCGCCAATGCATTGCTGATCCGCAGGTGAGAGTCTTTTTTATCTCCGGGGGCAGCGAAGTGGGAACCATCTACGAACAGGCCGCGGCTAATTTTGACAAGCTCTTTTTCGCCGGACCCGGCGGCATGCCCGCAGCGGTGCTATTAGCCGATACCTCGATCACGGCCGCAGCCCGTTATCTAGTCCGGCGGGCCTTTATCAACGGCGGCCAGTATTGTACCACGATAAAAAAGGCTTATATCCATTCAGAAATCTATGAGCAGGTTAAATCCGCGGTGTTGACCCAGTTGGCCGAAATCAAGGTGGGGGAGGTACATGATCCCGACGTCTGGATCGGCCCCATCATAGTGGAACGGACCCGCCGCTTGCTGTCTGAGAGCTTGGAGGCTATTCCCCGCCCCCGCTATCTGGTGCCGCCGCGCCTGGAGGGGAAGTGGATCTGGCCCTTGTTGGTGGAAGTTAAGGAGGTGCCGGATCTGGTGATGTTTGGCCCTTTCCTGGCGCTTATCAGGGTTAAGGATGATGCCGAGGCAATAGAGCGGGTGCAACAGACCGAATATCCTTTTGCGGTGTCGATTTTTGGGACACCCACTGCTGAAGCCCGGGAACAGCTGGAGCAGACCTTTGGAATGGTTTATGAAAACCCCAACTTTACCTTTACGCCCTTACGCCTGCCCTTTGGTGGCAAAAAACAGAGTGGCTGGATCTTGGAAAATAAGGACGGCAGCTTACAGCGCCGGGACGGTGCCTTCATTTATAGCGCCGAACTGGTCCAGGGGTAA